A section of the Bombus huntii isolate Logan2020A chromosome 5, iyBomHunt1.1, whole genome shotgun sequence genome encodes:
- the LOC126866054 gene encoding uncharacterized protein LOC126866054 isoform X1, translating into MHKQFIMIFCLTFRMTTIELLEDRVMELEKQIYGLAKKNETNDISLENPVVDNILHVNTLISSAMSGREKANLMIKRLPELNNYLDPIIESSEIPIEAKVQLLLAMAPEIKQNYEMLKQVQELVPVLETDRLKNVPELTNKLNDLNLSYLKLYEDTQGLNNHINEVFSKYNEVITSISKSLITIDAIVTAAEIAKIPKKQLD; encoded by the coding sequence ATGCATAAGCAATTCATAATGATTTTTTGTTTGACATTTAGAATGACAACCATCGAGTTGCTCGAGGATAGGGTTATGGAATTAGAAAAACAGATATATGGACTTgcaaagaaaaatgaaactaaTGATATTTCATTGGAGAATCCTGTAGtcgataatattttacatgtGAATACGCTGATCTCATCTGCAATGTCGGGACGAGAAAAAGCAAATCTAATGATAAAACGATTACcagaattaaataattatctaGATCCGATAATTGAAAGTTCTGAAATACCAATAGAAGCTAAAGTTCAATTGTTACTAGCAATGGCACCAGAAATCAAGCAAAATTATGAAATGTTGAAACAGGTGCAAGAACTAGTGCCCGTGTTAGAAACTGatcgtttaaaaaatgttcCAGAATTGACAAATAAACTCAACGATTTGAATCTATCATATCTTAAATTATATGAAGATACTCAAGGATTAAATAATCATATAAATGAAGTTTTTTCCAAGTACAATGAAGTGATAACTAGTATTTCAAAATCATTGATTACTATAGATGCTATTGTGACAGCAGCTGAAATAGCAAAAATACCCAAAAAACAATTAGATTAA
- the LOC126866054 gene encoding uncharacterized protein LOC126866054 isoform X2 produces MTTIELLEDRVMELEKQIYGLAKKNETNDISLENPVVDNILHVNTLISSAMSGREKANLMIKRLPELNNYLDPIIESSEIPIEAKVQLLLAMAPEIKQNYEMLKQVQELVPVLETDRLKNVPELTNKLNDLNLSYLKLYEDTQGLNNHINEVFSKYNEVITSISKSLITIDAIVTAAEIAKIPKKQLD; encoded by the coding sequence ATGACAACCATCGAGTTGCTCGAGGATAGGGTTATGGAATTAGAAAAACAGATATATGGACTTgcaaagaaaaatgaaactaaTGATATTTCATTGGAGAATCCTGTAGtcgataatattttacatgtGAATACGCTGATCTCATCTGCAATGTCGGGACGAGAAAAAGCAAATCTAATGATAAAACGATTACcagaattaaataattatctaGATCCGATAATTGAAAGTTCTGAAATACCAATAGAAGCTAAAGTTCAATTGTTACTAGCAATGGCACCAGAAATCAAGCAAAATTATGAAATGTTGAAACAGGTGCAAGAACTAGTGCCCGTGTTAGAAACTGatcgtttaaaaaatgttcCAGAATTGACAAATAAACTCAACGATTTGAATCTATCATATCTTAAATTATATGAAGATACTCAAGGATTAAATAATCATATAAATGAAGTTTTTTCCAAGTACAATGAAGTGATAACTAGTATTTCAAAATCATTGATTACTATAGATGCTATTGTGACAGCAGCTGAAATAGCAAAAATACCCAAAAAACAATTAGATTAA